In Macadamia integrifolia cultivar HAES 741 chromosome 13, SCU_Mint_v3, whole genome shotgun sequence, one DNA window encodes the following:
- the LOC122060095 gene encoding uncharacterized protein LOC122060095 → MPMANSLLRWNPSMEMSGASSAGGSASGNTDSDIRISSRELQEMGHETVKQRVRKNGKSSGSSQKKPPQRGLGVAQLERLRLQERWKKMTEINQPHQGPLNNNDHQYQFSFPFADHRNGVSVPYSRFGPVNPGGLTNDGHVSTSHMQTQAQAHPLHPYRFANGGFSGNAGTFFCGRPVFPDQFQMDRLKVPTQEARFHSGNPNLYETSKELSSTQTQNQMLHCSSDQCDICKKKHIHGGNLGYNYIAPRNYHGDGFDYLSLNLGSNKPINRDQRRDVGVNPATFSVPDNAHEEAEVLAVHRQEKSIGGSVFMEYDFFPQKADRSVTDINSSATTATTNTGGYSSYTDHFFLAGVTAAGAAREASLTTHNTNSLDLSLKLSC, encoded by the exons ATGCCAATGGCAAATTCTCTTCTGCGATGGAATCCTTCTATGGAGATGAGCGGAGCTTCTTCAGCAGGAGGAAGTGCTTCAGGAAACACAGACAGCGATATTAGGATCAGTTCAAGAGAGCTGCAGGAGATGGGACATGAGACTGTGAAACAAAGAGTGAGGAAGAATGGAAAATCAAGTGGGTCTTCACAGAAGAAACCGCCACAAAGGGGACTGGGAGTGGCTCAGTTGGAACGTTTGAGGCTTCAGGAGCGATGGAAGAAAATGACTGAGATCAACCAGCCTCATCAAGGACCTCTCAACAACAACGATCATCAGTATCAGTTCTCCTTCCCCTTCGCCGATCACCGGAATGGGGTTTCAGTTCCATACTCGAGGTTCGGTCCTGTCAACCCTGGAGGATTAACCAATGATGGCCATGTCTCTACCTCGCATATGCAGACGCAGGCTCAGGCTCACCCTCTTCACCCGTACAGGTTCGCTAATGGTGGTTTCTCAGGGAACGCCGGGACTTTCTTCTGCGGCCGACCGGTTTTTCCCGATCAGTTTCAGATGGACCGGCTGAAGGTACCAACTCAGGAAGCTAGGTTTCACAGTGGCAATCCAAATCTGTACGAGACCAGCAAAGAGCTCTcttcaacccaaacccaaaaccaaatgtTGCATTGCTCCTCCGATCAGTGCGATATATGTAAG AAGAAGCACATCCATGGCGGAAATCTAGGATATAACTATATAGCGCCAAGAAATTATCATGGAGATGGATTCGATTATCTGAGTTTGAATCTGGGAAGCAACAAGCCCATTAATCGGGACCAGCGCAGAGATGTCGGTGTGAATCCGGCCACTTTCTCAGTACCAGACAACGCTCAtgag GAAGCAGAGGTCTTAGCTGTTCATCGTCAGGAAAAGTCGATTGGAGGCAGCGTATTCATGGAGTACGACTTCTTCCCTCAGAAAGCTGACCGAAGCGTCACCGACATCAACAGCAGcgccaccaccgccaccaccaacACTGGTGGTTACTCTTCCTATACTGATCACTTTTTTCTTGCTGGAGTTACTGCAGCAGGAGCGGCCAGAGAAGCTTCTCTTACTACTCATAATACTAATTCTCTTGATTTGTCCCTCAAGCTTTCCTGTTAG